A window of Haloarcula sp. H-GB4 contains these coding sequences:
- a CDS encoding branched-chain amino acid ABC transporter permease, which produces MAQILQYLANGLVFSSIIILGSIGLSLVYSIADFANFAHGDTMTLGAYGAFVAFGVFGGLGGTVLGLPVGFFLSLAVGMALAAVVAVLTHIFVYKPLDTDSIGLLITSIGVAFVYRAVLQATFGTDFLQYDIRRSGPIPVLLDTLDIAVTQRDVAIIVSAAVLVAGLHLLLQRTTLGRKMRATADNPDLARVSGIRTDRVILVMWVVGSALAAAGGVFLALYSQLDPRIGFNILLVVFAAVILGGIGSVYGAMLGGLLIGMLHELTPLLSDVGLPISNAYAPAVAFVIMVAVLLVRPRGIAGDMT; this is translated from the coding sequence ATGGCGCAGATATTACAGTACCTGGCAAACGGGCTCGTTTTCAGTAGTATCATCATCCTCGGGAGTATCGGTCTCTCGCTGGTCTACAGCATCGCCGACTTTGCGAACTTCGCACACGGCGATACGATGACGCTCGGTGCCTACGGGGCGTTCGTCGCGTTCGGTGTGTTCGGCGGCCTCGGCGGCACCGTTCTCGGTCTCCCGGTTGGGTTCTTCCTGTCTCTGGCGGTCGGGATGGCGCTTGCCGCCGTCGTTGCCGTCCTCACCCATATCTTCGTGTACAAGCCCCTCGATACGGACTCAATCGGGCTGCTCATCACGAGCATCGGCGTGGCGTTCGTCTACCGCGCGGTGCTACAGGCGACCTTCGGGACGGACTTCCTGCAGTACGATATCCGCCGTAGCGGGCCGATTCCGGTGCTACTTGACACACTCGATATCGCCGTGACACAGCGAGACGTTGCGATCATCGTCAGCGCGGCGGTTCTCGTCGCCGGCCTGCATCTCCTACTCCAGCGGACGACGCTGGGCCGGAAGATGCGTGCGACAGCTGACAACCCCGATCTCGCACGCGTGAGCGGTATCCGAACTGACCGCGTCATCCTCGTCATGTGGGTCGTCGGCAGCGCCCTGGCTGCCGCCGGCGGCGTCTTCCTCGCGTTGTACAGCCAGCTCGACCCGCGCATCGGGTTCAACATTCTGCTGGTCGTGTTCGCCGCAGTCATCCTCGGCGGTATCGGGTCGGTGTACGGCGCGATGCTCGGTGGGCTCCTCATCGGGATGCTCCACGAACTGACGCCGCTGCTTAGCGATGTTGGCCTTCCGATCAGTAACGCCTACGCGCCGGCTGTTGCGTTCGTCATCATGGTCGCGGTCCTGCTTGTCAGGCCCCGGGGCATCGCAGGTGATATGACATGA
- a CDS encoding ABC transporter substrate-binding protein, which produces MNDHDTRSIDRRSVIKAAASAGLVGLAGCSGGAPDEGDGGDGESTDSATDSSTDSGSETYTIGMVDSLSGSLSAFGQRNQRGKEIALDDINSVGVSGGELAISQQDDQSTSQGGVSAAQTLVNQEGVPLLIGTVGSGVSTAIHESVVQNTDVVQISQNSTSPNLTNFPDLLRMPPAGKAQAEAISSLLNEDGNESAALAWINNDYGQSVGEAFIEAYDGEIVYNEPHDQGQSSYSSTISSMSDTDADAWVFITYQPEFATMSQEAFDLGVTDQAAWYGGDSVKGPKVLESAPEGSLNGMKAVVPSVPQDAENYQAFVSEFEERFGEEPTSWSAYAYDAVVVSALAIEAADEFTGSALMEVVRDVTRPEGEEATTYEDAHEILANGGSPSDVDYTGVSGPIDLDENGDPVGLLQVFEVVDHAYESSGFIEG; this is translated from the coding sequence ATGAACGACCATGACACGCGTTCGATTGACAGGCGAAGCGTAATCAAAGCCGCTGCCAGTGCCGGGCTCGTCGGCCTCGCCGGCTGTTCCGGTGGTGCTCCCGACGAAGGTGATGGGGGTGACGGCGAATCGACGGATTCCGCGACGGATTCCTCGACGGACTCCGGGTCCGAAACCTACACCATCGGGATGGTTGACAGCCTCTCCGGGTCACTGTCGGCGTTCGGTCAGCGGAACCAGCGCGGCAAGGAAATCGCGCTCGACGATATCAACTCCGTCGGTGTCAGTGGCGGCGAACTGGCGATCTCACAGCAGGACGACCAGAGTACGAGTCAGGGTGGGGTCAGCGCAGCCCAGACGCTCGTCAATCAGGAAGGGGTCCCGCTGCTCATCGGCACTGTCGGGAGCGGCGTCAGCACGGCCATCCACGAGAGCGTCGTCCAGAACACGGACGTCGTCCAGATCAGCCAGAACAGCACTAGCCCGAACCTGACGAACTTCCCGGACCTGCTCCGGATGCCACCGGCCGGCAAGGCTCAGGCGGAGGCAATTTCGTCGCTCCTCAACGAGGACGGCAACGAGTCCGCTGCCCTGGCCTGGATTAACAACGACTACGGCCAGTCCGTCGGTGAGGCCTTCATCGAAGCCTACGACGGGGAGATTGTCTACAATGAACCCCACGATCAGGGCCAATCCTCCTACAGCAGCACCATCTCCTCGATGTCTGACACCGACGCTGACGCGTGGGTGTTCATCACCTACCAGCCGGAGTTCGCAACGATGTCCCAGGAGGCGTTCGATCTGGGTGTCACCGACCAAGCCGCCTGGTACGGCGGTGACAGTGTCAAGGGCCCAAAAGTCCTCGAATCCGCTCCCGAGGGTAGCCTCAACGGAATGAAAGCTGTGGTTCCGAGCGTCCCGCAGGACGCCGAGAACTACCAGGCGTTCGTCTCAGAGTTCGAAGAGCGCTTCGGCGAGGAACCAACGTCGTGGTCGGCCTATGCCTACGACGCGGTGGTCGTCAGCGCACTCGCTATCGAAGCCGCCGACGAGTTCACGGGCTCGGCGCTCATGGAGGTCGTCCGGGACGTGACTCGTCCCGAGGGTGAGGAGGCGACCACCTACGAGGATGCACACGAAATTCTGGCCAACGGTGGCTCTCCGTCGGACGTGGACTATACCGGCGTGAGCGGCCCCATCGACCTTGACGAGAACGGTGATCCCGTCGGGTTGCTGCAGGTGTTCGAAGTTGTGGACCACGCGTACGAATCCAGCGGCTTTATCGAGGGCTAA
- a CDS encoding proline racemase family protein: MERTEFITVDTHTGGEPTRIVLDGIEANTLTGATVRERRDQFKATADGVRKLLMQEPRGHAGMFGAVPVPTDRADLGVFFMDTDGYLDMCGHGLIGVVTALIERGELPEVPELTVETPAGLVDVTVEIADGVVRRVAFENVDSYVCETVTVEQDGVPVEARIVYSGNYFAVVDADSLGVTLNSEDATQCIDPALELRRAVNDAAPEDPVTGTRATVSAVELTAGGDGDRSCVVFADGSVDRSPCGTGTCARLTLHHVDGDLAVGERVEVTGPVGSTFEGYITDTSVDGGVTVTSPVVSGTAHITGEHTFYRDDDDTLGSFTLV; encoded by the coding sequence ATGGAACGAACGGAGTTCATCACGGTAGACACGCACACGGGTGGGGAACCAACACGCATCGTCCTCGACGGTATCGAGGCCAACACGCTCACCGGAGCGACCGTCCGGGAGAGACGCGACCAGTTCAAAGCCACGGCTGACGGCGTCCGGAAACTCCTCATGCAGGAGCCCCGCGGACACGCAGGCATGTTCGGAGCAGTCCCGGTACCGACCGACCGGGCTGACCTCGGGGTTTTCTTCATGGATACAGATGGCTATCTGGACATGTGTGGTCACGGCCTCATCGGAGTCGTCACCGCACTCATCGAACGGGGCGAGCTTCCCGAAGTGCCAGAGCTGACTGTCGAAACCCCCGCCGGACTGGTCGACGTGACGGTCGAGATAGCTGACGGCGTCGTCCGTCGCGTTGCGTTCGAAAACGTCGACAGTTACGTCTGTGAGACGGTAACCGTCGAACAGGACGGCGTCCCGGTCGAAGCTCGTATCGTCTATTCCGGGAACTACTTCGCCGTCGTCGACGCTGACAGTCTCGGCGTCACGCTCAACAGCGAGGACGCCACGCAGTGTATCGACCCCGCACTGGAACTCCGCCGAGCAGTCAACGACGCCGCACCCGAGGACCCAGTCACCGGTACGCGGGCGACCGTCTCAGCAGTCGAACTCACAGCTGGCGGCGACGGCGACCGGAGCTGTGTGGTGTTCGCCGACGGCTCCGTCGACCGCTCCCCCTGTGGAACAGGCACGTGTGCGCGGTTGACGCTCCATCACGTCGACGGCGACCTCGCCGTCGGCGAGCGTGTCGAAGTGACTGGCCCGGTCGGGTCGACATTTGAGGGGTACATCACCGATACCAGCGTTGACGGAGGGGTAACCGTGACCAGCCCGGTCGTCTCGGGTACAGCGCATATCACGGGCGAGCACACGTTTTACCGGGACGACGACGATACGCTCGGCAGTTTTACTCTCGTTTGA
- a CDS encoding proline dehydrogenase family protein, with product MIPPIANNFVAGETAPGALDHVASLNDDDVKGILNLLGEHYDERQPADEDADQYIELVKEIDRSGLDCCISVKPSQIGLDVGDDVFVENLERIVAAGDDRDVFVWVDMEDYTTTDVTLDAYERLVTEHEGGVGVCTQANLKRTPEDLERLAPLPGKVRLVKGAYSEPKSVSYKKKERVNEAYRDCLELMFEEFEGGVAVGSHDPAMIDYAKDLHDEYGTDYEVQMLMGVRDDEQRDLAAEGVPMWQYIPYGDKWFSYFYRRVRERKENALFAVRAVLS from the coding sequence ATGATTCCGCCGATAGCAAACAACTTCGTCGCCGGGGAGACAGCGCCGGGGGCGCTCGACCACGTCGCTTCGCTCAACGATGACGACGTCAAGGGCATCCTAAATCTGCTTGGCGAACACTACGACGAGCGCCAGCCAGCCGACGAGGACGCAGACCAGTACATCGAGTTGGTCAAGGAAATCGACAGGAGCGGCCTCGACTGCTGTATCTCAGTCAAGCCCTCGCAGATCGGACTTGACGTTGGCGACGACGTATTCGTCGAGAATCTTGAACGTATTGTCGCAGCGGGTGACGACCGTGATGTCTTCGTCTGGGTCGATATGGAGGACTACACTACAACCGACGTGACCCTTGACGCGTACGAGCGACTCGTTACGGAACACGAGGGCGGCGTCGGCGTCTGTACGCAGGCGAACCTCAAGCGGACGCCCGAGGACCTCGAACGGCTTGCACCCCTTCCCGGGAAGGTCCGACTAGTCAAGGGAGCCTACTCCGAGCCAAAGAGTGTCTCCTACAAGAAGAAAGAGCGCGTCAACGAAGCCTATCGAGACTGTCTCGAACTGATGTTCGAGGAGTTCGAGGGCGGCGTCGCCGTCGGCAGCCACGACCCGGCGATGATAGACTACGCGAAGGACCTCCACGACGAGTACGGAACCGACTACGAGGTGCAGATGCTGATGGGCGTCCGCGACGACGAACAGCGCGACCTCGCCGCCGAGGGCGTCCCGATGTGGCAGTACATCCCCTACGGCGACAAGTGGTTCTCCTACTTCTACCGGCGCGTCCGCGAACGCAAGGAAAACGCGCTGTTTGCTGTCCGAGCCGTGTTGAGTTAG
- a CDS encoding helix-turn-helix domain-containing protein — protein MSNAQSQHGGLQLTLSIWHPDCWTLEVTDKTAAGLLAHGVYNTQNGSVKGLFTAYADSISDVEALIDATRDSSLTDSVLELRERHGATGTGSSPGNTTRELFVEYDPDNTISDSLLSRGFIHNDPVRVRHGREHWPVFFPDSRDEAESLLDEIREEQSADIEVTRITSAGGGNPKQLRRMDRLSDSQREAFELARQEDYYAWPRGISTRELASKLGVSKTTLLEHLRKAEAKLLDPDQ, from the coding sequence ATGAGTAACGCACAATCACAACACGGGGGACTCCAGCTTACCCTGAGCATCTGGCATCCGGACTGCTGGACGCTCGAAGTCACCGACAAGACGGCGGCTGGGCTACTGGCCCACGGCGTGTACAACACACAGAACGGTAGCGTGAAGGGCCTGTTCACCGCATACGCCGACAGTATTAGCGACGTTGAGGCTCTCATCGATGCGACTCGCGACTCGTCACTGACCGACTCTGTGCTGGAGTTGCGCGAGCGCCACGGCGCGACCGGCACAGGCTCGTCGCCGGGGAACACGACCCGTGAATTGTTCGTCGAGTACGACCCGGACAACACCATCAGCGACAGCCTGCTCTCGCGGGGGTTCATCCACAACGATCCGGTTCGGGTCCGGCACGGTCGCGAGCACTGGCCGGTGTTCTTCCCGGACTCCCGCGACGAAGCCGAGTCACTTCTCGACGAGATCCGCGAGGAGCAGTCGGCCGATATCGAAGTCACACGAATCACATCCGCTGGCGGCGGCAATCCGAAGCAACTCCGGCGGATGGACCGGCTTTCGGACAGCCAGCGCGAGGCGTTCGAACTTGCCCGACAGGAGGACTACTACGCGTGGCCACGGGGTATCTCGACGCGCGAACTCGCATCGAAACTTGGCGTTTCGAAGACGACGCTGCTCGAACACCTCCGGAAAGCAGAAGCGAAACTGCTCGATCCGGACCAGTAA
- a CDS encoding aldehyde dehydrogenase family protein, with protein MSTDDSRRHYIDGEWTTGTGDETFTSQNPATGEALASFHRGTEADVDRALAAAEDAYDEWRSLSHIDRAEYLWDIYHELRDRHEELGEIVTMECGKEISEGLADVTESWHMVEWAAGNARHPHGDVVPSEIASKDAYMRRKPKGVVGCITPWNFPVAIPFWHLAVTLVEGNTVVWKPAEQTPWCAHIIAEMFEDSGIPDGVFNLVQGYGDAGNAIVEDDRVETVLFTGSAEVGHKIASKVGGEPGKIAACEMGGKNAVIVTEEADLDIAVHSAVMSSFKTTGQRCVSSERLIVHEDLYDEFKERFVDVAEDIAVGDPLEEDTFMGPLIEDDQVEKFKRYNDLAREEGANVLVDRADLGAEEIPDGHEEGHWVGPFVYEVDYDEDLRCINEEVFGPHVALLEYSGDFDKALEMHNSVDYGLAGAIISEDYRQINQFRDEAEIGLAYGNLPCIGAEVHLPFGGVKKSGNGLPSGREVIEAVTERTAWTLNNSKDIEMAQGLSADIITDE; from the coding sequence ATGAGTACAGACGACTCACGTCGACACTACATCGACGGTGAATGGACGACAGGCACCGGCGACGAAACGTTCACAAGTCAGAACCCGGCCACCGGCGAGGCACTCGCCTCGTTCCACCGCGGAACCGAGGCCGATGTCGACCGCGCACTGGCCGCGGCAGAGGACGCCTACGACGAGTGGCGCTCGCTCTCGCACATCGACCGCGCGGAATACCTCTGGGACATCTATCACGAACTGCGTGACCGCCACGAGGAACTCGGCGAAATCGTCACCATGGAATGTGGTAAGGAGATCAGCGAAGGGCTGGCCGACGTCACCGAGTCCTGGCATATGGTCGAGTGGGCCGCTGGCAACGCCCGCCACCCCCACGGCGACGTGGTACCGTCGGAAATCGCCAGCAAGGACGCCTATATGCGGCGCAAGCCGAAGGGCGTCGTCGGCTGTATCACCCCGTGGAACTTCCCGGTCGCCATCCCGTTCTGGCACCTCGCAGTGACACTGGTCGAGGGCAACACCGTCGTCTGGAAGCCCGCCGAACAGACCCCGTGGTGTGCCCACATCATCGCTGAGATGTTCGAAGACTCGGGCATCCCGGACGGCGTGTTCAACCTCGTGCAGGGCTACGGCGACGCCGGCAACGCTATCGTCGAGGACGACCGCGTCGAGACGGTCCTCTTTACCGGGAGCGCCGAAGTCGGTCACAAGATCGCCTCCAAGGTCGGTGGCGAGCCCGGCAAGATCGCCGCCTGCGAGATGGGCGGGAAGAACGCCGTCATCGTCACGGAGGAAGCCGACCTCGACATCGCCGTTCACTCGGCAGTGATGTCTAGCTTCAAGACGACCGGCCAGCGCTGTGTCTCCTCAGAGCGCCTCATCGTCCACGAAGACCTCTACGACGAATTCAAGGAACGGTTTGTCGACGTTGCCGAGGACATCGCCGTCGGCGACCCACTGGAGGAAGACACCTTCATGGGGCCGCTCATCGAGGACGACCAAGTCGAGAAATTCAAGCGCTACAACGACCTCGCCCGTGAGGAGGGCGCGAACGTGCTCGTCGACCGCGCCGACCTCGGTGCCGAGGAGATTCCCGATGGCCACGAGGAGGGCCACTGGGTCGGCCCGTTCGTCTACGAAGTCGACTACGACGAGGACCTGCGGTGCATCAACGAGGAAGTGTTCGGTCCCCACGTCGCGCTACTTGAGTACTCGGGTGACTTCGACAAGGCGCTGGAGATGCACAACAGCGTCGACTACGGCCTCGCCGGCGCCATCATCTCCGAGGACTACCGCCAGATCAACCAGTTCCGCGACGAGGCGGAAATCGGGCTCGCCTACGGCAACCTCCCGTGTATCGGTGCGGAAGTCCACCTGCCCTTCGGCGGCGTCAAGAAGTCCGGCAACGGCCTCCCGAGCGGCCGCGAGGTCATCGAGGCTGTCACCGAGCGCACCGCCTGGACGCTGAACAACTCCAAGGACATCGAGATGGCACAGGGTCTGTCGGCGGACATCATCACCGATGAGTAA
- the eif1A gene encoding translation initiation factor eIF-1A, translating to MSDNDSRKNLRMPEEDEVFAVVMDMLGANRVKVRCMDGVERTARIPGKMQKRIWIREDDVVLVEPWDWQDEKADITWRYEKQDADQLREEGHIQE from the coding sequence ATGAGCGACAACGACAGCAGAAAGAACCTGCGGATGCCGGAAGAGGACGAGGTGTTCGCCGTCGTCATGGACATGCTTGGCGCGAACCGCGTCAAGGTACGCTGTATGGACGGCGTCGAGCGCACAGCCCGGATTCCGGGCAAGATGCAAAAGCGGATCTGGATACGCGAGGACGACGTGGTCCTCGTCGAACCCTGGGACTGGCAGGACGAGAAAGCCGACATCACGTGGCGCTATGAGAAACAGGATGCCGACCAGCTACGCGAGGAGGGACATATCCAGGAGTAG
- the rio1 gene encoding serine/threonine-protein kinase Rio1, translating into MTEGQFGLLDTDDVDSPGDEWEEVDVSDTEADRIARKRDREFSEFRERIKDADQFKVEASVFDDATYGALYKLVQDGHIDAFGGPISTGKEANVYTALSGETEVAVKVYRINASDFKDMRSYLDGDPRFEGIGSDKKKVVTAWVRKESSNLKRARRAGVRTPEPIAVERNVLVMEYLGTEEGRSKRLSEVHIENPETAYEVVKEYTRRLYDAGLVHGDLSEYNIVFHEGQLYIIDLGQAVTIHHPNADDFLERDCRNVANFFARQGVDATPEELLAYVREYATPKDKADTAPGSNDDAVPQGTPADRRDDE; encoded by the coding sequence GTGACAGAGGGGCAGTTCGGCCTGCTCGATACGGACGACGTCGACTCACCGGGTGACGAGTGGGAAGAGGTCGACGTTTCCGACACGGAAGCCGACCGCATCGCCCGCAAACGGGACCGCGAGTTCAGCGAGTTCCGTGAGCGCATCAAGGACGCTGACCAGTTCAAAGTCGAGGCCAGCGTTTTCGACGACGCGACCTACGGCGCACTGTACAAGCTCGTGCAGGACGGCCACATCGACGCCTTCGGCGGGCCGATCTCGACCGGCAAGGAAGCCAACGTCTACACGGCCCTATCGGGCGAGACAGAGGTCGCCGTCAAGGTGTACCGCATCAACGCCTCCGATTTCAAGGATATGCGGAGCTATCTCGACGGCGACCCCCGCTTCGAAGGGATCGGCTCGGACAAGAAGAAGGTCGTCACCGCGTGGGTCCGCAAGGAATCGTCGAACCTCAAGCGTGCCCGTCGGGCCGGCGTTCGGACGCCGGAGCCCATCGCCGTCGAGCGGAACGTCCTCGTGATGGAGTATCTCGGGACCGAGGAAGGCCGTAGCAAGCGTCTCAGTGAGGTCCACATCGAGAACCCCGAGACAGCCTACGAGGTCGTCAAGGAGTACACCCGCCGGCTGTACGACGCCGGCCTCGTCCACGGCGACCTCTCTGAGTACAACATCGTCTTCCACGAGGGTCAGCTGTATATCATCGACCTCGGGCAAGCGGTGACCATCCACCATCCTAACGCCGACGACTTTCTGGAACGGGACTGCCGCAACGTCGCGAACTTCTTCGCTAGGCAAGGCGTCGACGCCACGCCAGAGGAACTGCTCGCGTACGTCCGAGAGTACGCGACGCCGAAAGACAAGGCCGACACCGCGCCGGGGAGCAACGATGACGCCGTTCCGCAAGGAACACCGGCCGACCGTCGCGACGACGAGTAG
- a CDS encoding nitrogen regulation protein NR(II) translates to MDTDPADSSSDQQTAHSGDSVSERLIEGLSSHAVFMLDTDGTITTWPEPAASLYGYDRVATVGQHVDMLFADPEEIETTVESLLTEAADGPVETQHWHRQADGSVFWATLSLSPLGDGDPEGFVAVSQDTTEKHQYDKMLERQNDRLKEFTDILAHDLKSPLSVISSRVHLARETGDEEHLDALEETSDRMARLVDDLLRVAKQGNVVTDPETTNVRAVVDTAWEGSGESTDRATLHYADIGAVSADADRLIELFENLFQNSIRHGDGAVIVRVGPLENGFYVEDDGPGIPAEIKDDVFDHGFTTAEDGSGYGLSIVRTIAGAHGWDILVTDSNMGGARFEVTGVEFLG, encoded by the coding sequence ATGGACACCGACCCAGCAGACAGCAGTTCGGACCAGCAGACAGCACACAGCGGCGACTCGGTGTCTGAGCGCCTCATCGAGGGACTGTCTTCGCATGCTGTGTTCATGCTCGATACAGATGGTACCATTACGACGTGGCCCGAGCCAGCAGCGTCGCTGTACGGCTACGACCGGGTCGCGACGGTCGGCCAGCACGTCGACATGCTGTTTGCCGACCCTGAGGAGATAGAGACAACCGTTGAGTCACTGCTGACGGAGGCGGCTGACGGCCCCGTCGAGACACAGCACTGGCACCGGCAGGCTGATGGGTCCGTGTTCTGGGCAACCCTCTCGCTCTCGCCGCTCGGGGACGGAGACCCGGAGGGGTTCGTCGCAGTCAGCCAGGATACCACCGAGAAACACCAGTACGACAAGATGCTCGAACGCCAGAACGATCGGCTCAAGGAGTTCACCGACATCCTCGCTCACGACCTGAAGAGTCCACTCAGTGTTATCTCCTCACGGGTACATCTGGCCCGCGAAACCGGTGACGAGGAACACCTCGACGCGCTCGAAGAAACAAGCGACAGGATGGCCCGCCTCGTCGACGACCTGCTCCGTGTTGCCAAGCAGGGAAACGTCGTCACCGACCCAGAGACAACGAACGTACGGGCCGTTGTTGACACCGCCTGGGAGGGGAGCGGCGAAAGCACCGACCGAGCCACGCTCCATTACGCGGATATCGGCGCAGTGAGCGCAGACGCCGACCGCCTCATCGAACTGTTCGAGAACCTCTTTCAGAACAGCATTCGACACGGCGATGGGGCCGTTATCGTCCGCGTCGGTCCGCTTGAGAACGGCTTCTACGTCGAAGACGACGGCCCGGGGATCCCAGCAGAAATCAAGGACGATGTGTTCGACCATGGATTCACCACTGCCGAGGACGGGAGTGGCTACGGACTCTCTATTGTCCGAACCATCGCAGGCGCACACGGGTGGGACATCCTCGTCACCGACAGCAACATGGGCGGGGCACGGTTCGAAGTCACCGGTGTCGAGTTTCTGGGCTGA
- a CDS encoding KH domain-containing protein, producing the protein MQHVKIPQDRIGVLIGEGGETMREIESRAEVRLDIDSEDGTVKVESVGDPVTALKGPDIVKAIGRGFAPDDALALLEDDMMMFELIDIEAASRNKNDFRRQKGRLIGEGGRTRELMQELSGAAVVIYGSTLGIIGGPEQVDAVREAAEMILDGAPHGSVYSFLERKHNEMKHKGLEYHQFTG; encoded by the coding sequence ATGCAACACGTGAAGATTCCGCAGGACCGTATCGGTGTGTTGATCGGCGAGGGCGGTGAGACCATGCGCGAAATCGAGTCGCGCGCAGAAGTCCGGCTGGATATCGATTCCGAGGACGGCACGGTGAAAGTCGAGTCCGTCGGCGATCCCGTGACGGCGCTGAAAGGCCCCGACATCGTGAAGGCCATCGGCCGCGGATTTGCGCCCGACGACGCGCTGGCGCTGCTTGAAGACGACATGATGATGTTCGAACTCATCGACATCGAGGCCGCCTCCCGCAACAAGAACGACTTCCGACGCCAGAAGGGTCGTCTCATCGGCGAGGGCGGCCGGACGCGGGAGCTCATGCAGGAACTCTCCGGCGCCGCCGTGGTCATCTACGGGTCGACGCTTGGGATCATCGGCGGCCCCGAACAGGTCGACGCCGTGCGAGAAGCCGCCGAGATGATTCTTGACGGCGCGCCCCACGGCTCCGTCTACTCGTTCCTCGAACGCAAACACAACGAGATGAAGCACAAAGGCCTCGAATATCACCAGTTCACCGGGTAA
- a CDS encoding acyl-CoA thioesterase, protein MPTIAETHIVNRERVQPTHANNYNSAHGGIVMKWMDEIGAMSAMRAARESCVTAQMSRVDFERPIPIGDTALIDSYAYATGRTSVRVRIEVAREEPHTGETEETTSAYATFVAVDDGKPTPVPELTAESEECKRLRETALAEEPDQ, encoded by the coding sequence ATGCCGACCATCGCCGAGACGCACATCGTCAACCGCGAGCGCGTCCAACCGACCCACGCCAACAACTACAACAGCGCCCACGGGGGAATCGTCATGAAGTGGATGGACGAGATCGGCGCTATGTCGGCCATGCGGGCCGCCAGAGAATCCTGCGTGACCGCGCAGATGTCTCGCGTCGACTTCGAACGACCGATTCCAATCGGCGACACTGCCCTCATCGACTCCTACGCCTACGCTACGGGCCGAACCAGCGTCCGAGTCCGCATAGAGGTCGCGCGCGAGGAGCCACACACGGGCGAAACTGAGGAGACGACCAGCGCGTACGCCACCTTCGTCGCCGTCGACGACGGGAAACCGACGCCCGTCCCCGAACTGACTGCCGAGAGCGAGGAGTGCAAACGGTTGCGCGAAACGGCACTTGCAGAAGAGCCGGATCAGTAG
- a CDS encoding enoyl-CoA hydratase/isomerase family protein gives MVQTTSGDDIRTLTLDRPDQRNALTSTALRDLEAAVESATEPVLYLHGAGEAFCAGADLDEVKALDSESAEAFAALGQRVARTLESYDGAVVAGIDGAARGGGVELALACDIRVATPDTTLAETGVKLGLFGAWGGTARLPDIVGTGDALDIALSGRTLDAETALQMGLVSRVATEPRAVAEEVAAVDADALRVLKARMRDDADRETQERREQQAFADLNAKPE, from the coding sequence ATGGTACAGACCACGAGCGGCGATGATATCCGGACCCTGACGCTCGACCGGCCCGACCAGCGTAATGCGCTGACCAGCACGGCGCTGCGTGACCTCGAAGCGGCAGTCGAGTCAGCGACCGAGCCAGTGCTGTATCTCCACGGCGCTGGCGAGGCGTTCTGTGCCGGCGCGGACCTGGACGAGGTCAAGGCTCTCGATTCAGAGAGCGCTGAGGCGTTCGCAGCGCTGGGTCAGCGGGTCGCCCGGACGCTCGAATCCTACGACGGAGCGGTCGTCGCCGGTATCGACGGCGCAGCACGGGGCGGCGGCGTCGAACTGGCGCTGGCCTGTGATATCCGTGTCGCGACGCCAGACACGACGCTGGCGGAAACAGGGGTCAAACTCGGCCTCTTTGGTGCGTGGGGCGGGACAGCGCGGCTCCCCGACATCGTCGGGACCGGCGATGCGCTCGACATCGCGCTCTCCGGCCGAACGCTCGACGCCGAGACGGCGCTACAGATGGGGCTGGTCTCGCGGGTGGCTACGGAGCCTCGGGCTGTCGCTGAAGAGGTGGCGGCTGTCGATGCGGACGCGCTTCGAGTGCTGAAGGCACGGATGCGAGACGATGCGGACAGGGAAACACAGGAGCGCCGCGAACAACAGGCCTTCGCCGACCTCAACGCGAAGCCTGAGTAG